One Bdellovibrio bacteriovorus DNA window includes the following coding sequences:
- a CDS encoding DUF3465 domain-containing protein gives MIGFKMRAVLIFGILLSASLSLAAGYPACKDKKRTLEFNQDMLLNYRDQMEPKFKTRGFIKGTLIKVIEDRQRHVHFEVDLDGDAETSDDRIEVIYNTSFGSLPDYGPGAEIIACGDFIVDPYSPLKAVLHWLHHSPKQKAHDDGYLVINGQVLGLRQ, from the coding sequence ATGATTGGTTTTAAGATGCGTGCTGTTTTGATTTTTGGAATTTTACTAAGCGCTTCATTGAGCTTGGCGGCGGGATACCCCGCCTGCAAAGATAAAAAGAGAACTTTAGAATTCAATCAGGATATGCTGCTGAATTATCGGGATCAAATGGAGCCGAAGTTTAAAACTCGCGGTTTCATTAAAGGCACATTGATCAAAGTCATTGAAGATCGGCAACGGCACGTGCATTTTGAAGTCGACTTGGACGGCGACGCCGAAACTTCGGACGACCGCATCGAGGTGATTTACAACACAAGCTTTGGCTCCTTACCCGACTACGGTCCCGGCGCCGAAATCATTGCCTGCGGGGATTTTATCGTGGACCCTTATTCTCCACTAAAAGCGGTTTTACACTGGCTGCACCATAGCCCTAAGCAAAAGGCCCATGACGACGGATATTTGGTCATCAACGGTCAGGTCTTGGGCTTACGCCAATGA